The Bosea sp. F3-2 genome window below encodes:
- a CDS encoding tripartite tricarboxylate transporter substrate binding protein: protein MDRRRFMATAGAAMLAPRNAGAQSYPIRPIRLIVTFAAGGPADLFARALASGMSTRLGQQVVIDNRPGGAAGLPAIDAIAKAGPDGYQIALAGAAALSTVPFMVPKMPFDWETSLTPLTLVSRVPEVITTNAKLGLKSLSDLVAYAKKNPGKVNFGSAGLGSITHLASELFKAEAAVDITHVPYRGAAPAVNDLIAGHIDMVTADIPVLLPQIQAGIVNALAVTTEKRIKALPDVPTTAEAGFPNVVSDNWYGLVGPAGMPVEVSSRIHAAALATLRSDELLKQFESQEAISSPTSPDEFVAFIKAERAKWGPLIASIGVKLE, encoded by the coding sequence ATGGATAGGCGCAGATTCATGGCGACGGCCGGGGCAGCGATGCTGGCGCCGCGCAATGCCGGCGCGCAGAGCTATCCCATCAGGCCAATCCGCCTGATCGTCACCTTCGCGGCTGGCGGCCCGGCTGATCTCTTCGCCCGCGCCCTCGCCAGCGGGATGAGTACCCGGCTCGGCCAGCAGGTGGTCATCGACAATCGCCCCGGCGGCGCTGCCGGGCTGCCGGCGATCGACGCGATCGCGAAGGCCGGGCCGGACGGCTACCAGATCGCTCTTGCCGGCGCCGCGGCGCTCTCGACCGTGCCGTTCATGGTCCCGAAGATGCCGTTCGACTGGGAGACCAGCCTGACGCCGCTCACTCTAGTGTCGCGCGTTCCCGAGGTCATCACCACCAACGCCAAGCTCGGTCTCAAGAGCCTCTCCGACCTCGTCGCCTACGCAAAGAAGAATCCGGGCAAGGTCAATTTCGGCTCGGCCGGGCTCGGCAGCATCACCCATCTCGCCAGCGAGCTGTTCAAGGCGGAGGCGGCTGTCGACATCACCCATGTGCCCTATCGCGGCGCGGCGCCGGCCGTAAACGACCTGATCGCCGGCCATATCGACATGGTCACGGCCGATATCCCGGTGCTGCTGCCGCAGATCCAGGCCGGCATCGTCAATGCCCTGGCGGTCACCACCGAGAAGCGGATCAAGGCTCTGCCGGATGTGCCGACCACCGCCGAGGCCGGCTTTCCCAATGTCGTCTCCGACAATTGGTACGGGCTGGTCGGTCCGGCCGGGATGCCGGTCGAGGTTTCCAGCCGGATCCACGCCGCCGCACTGGCGACGCTCCGCTCGGACGAACTGCTGAAGCAGTTCGAGAGCCAGGAGGCGATCTCCTCGCCGACCTCCCCGGACGAGTTCGTCGCCTTCATCAAGGCCGAGCGGGCGAAATGGGGGCCGCTGATCGCCTCGATCGGGGTCAAGCTCGAATAG
- a CDS encoding NAD-dependent succinate-semialdehyde dehydrogenase has product MMLDKPLLIAGSWRAPSGSRTGDVVDPATGTVIGKLGFSEAADVDAALEAARKGFVTWRAMTALERSRILHRAAALVRERAEVMAQHMTREQGKPLAEARGEAGTAPEHIEWYAEEGRRAYGRVIPSRIPGARQIVVKEPVGPVAAFSPWNFPLAQLVRKIAGALAAGCSIIAKPPEEAPSACIELAKCFQEAGLPEGVLNILFGVPAEISERLIASPVIRKVSFTGSVPVGKHLGALAGAQAKRATMELGGHAPFIVCDDVDLDAIVKLGVGLKFRNAGQVCASPTRFYVQDAVYDGFRAAFTEAAKAVKVGAGAAEGTQMGPLANARRLDALQDFVADAVQHGARLETGGRRIGNEGFFFEPTVLSDVPDSARIMRDEPFGPVAALVRVGSVDEAIERSNALPFGLAAFAFTRSTRRAAQFADGLESGMVSINHFGLAAAETPFGGIKDSGYGSEGGTEGLEAYLSTKFVSQVGA; this is encoded by the coding sequence ATCATGCTCGACAAGCCCCTTCTCATCGCCGGCAGCTGGCGCGCGCCATCCGGGTCCCGCACCGGCGACGTCGTCGATCCCGCCACCGGCACGGTGATCGGCAAGCTCGGCTTCTCCGAGGCCGCCGATGTCGATGCCGCGCTGGAGGCCGCACGGAAGGGTTTTGTGACCTGGCGCGCCATGACCGCGCTCGAACGTTCGCGCATCCTGCATCGCGCCGCCGCTTTGGTCCGCGAGCGCGCCGAGGTGATGGCGCAGCATATGACCCGCGAACAGGGCAAGCCGCTGGCCGAGGCGCGCGGCGAAGCCGGTACGGCGCCAGAGCATATCGAGTGGTATGCCGAGGAAGGCCGGCGCGCCTATGGCCGGGTGATCCCCTCGCGGATTCCCGGCGCACGCCAGATCGTGGTCAAAGAGCCGGTCGGCCCCGTCGCGGCCTTCAGCCCCTGGAACTTCCCGCTCGCCCAGCTCGTCCGCAAGATCGCCGGAGCGCTCGCCGCCGGCTGCTCGATCATCGCCAAGCCGCCGGAAGAGGCGCCCTCGGCCTGCATCGAGCTCGCCAAATGCTTCCAGGAGGCTGGCCTGCCCGAGGGCGTGCTCAACATCCTGTTCGGCGTGCCAGCGGAAATCTCGGAACGGCTGATCGCCTCGCCGGTGATCCGCAAGGTCTCGTTCACCGGCTCGGTTCCGGTCGGAAAGCACCTCGGCGCGCTGGCGGGGGCGCAGGCGAAGCGCGCCACCATGGAGCTTGGAGGCCACGCCCCCTTCATCGTCTGCGACGATGTCGATCTCGACGCGATCGTGAAGCTCGGCGTCGGCCTGAAATTCCGCAATGCCGGCCAGGTCTGCGCCTCGCCGACGCGCTTCTACGTGCAGGACGCCGTCTATGACGGCTTCCGCGCCGCCTTCACCGAGGCCGCCAAGGCGGTCAAGGTTGGCGCTGGGGCGGCCGAGGGCACGCAGATGGGCCCGCTCGCCAACGCCCGCCGGCTTGACGCGCTGCAGGATTTCGTCGCCGACGCCGTCCAGCACGGCGCCAGGCTCGAAACCGGCGGCCGCCGCATCGGCAATGAGGGCTTCTTCTTCGAGCCGACCGTGCTCTCCGACGTGCCCGACAGCGCCCGCATCATGCGCGACGAGCCGTTCGGGCCAGTGGCGGCGCTGGTGCGGGTCGGCTCGGTCGACGAGGCGATCGAGCGCTCGAATGCCCTGCCCTTTGGCCTCGCCGCCTTCGCCTTCACCCGCTCGACCCGGCGCGCCGCGCAATTCGCCGACGGGCTCGAGAGCGGCATGGTCTCGATCAACCATTTCGGCCTCGCCGCGGCCGAGACGCCGTTCGGCGGCATCAAGGATTCCGGCTACGGCAGCGAAGGCGGCACGGAGGGGCTCGAAGCCTATCTCTCGACCAAGTTCGTCAGCCAGGTTGGCGCCTGA
- a CDS encoding RidA family protein codes for MPTLQHNPGTLAPPARNLYSHGVETRGPGRQLFIAGQVGVRLDGSIPEAFDDQVRQMMDNIGAVLASAGMGFDDIVKITAYCRSAEEIIGYAGIRNGYFSDKPPATTAFVVSGLANPAWLIEADAIAFKAD; via the coding sequence ATGCCCACGCTCCAGCACAACCCCGGCACGCTCGCGCCGCCCGCCCGCAATCTCTATTCGCACGGGGTCGAGACCCGCGGCCCCGGCCGCCAGCTCTTCATCGCCGGGCAGGTCGGCGTCCGGCTCGACGGCTCCATTCCAGAGGCCTTCGACGACCAGGTCCGGCAGATGATGGACAATATCGGCGCGGTCCTCGCCTCGGCCGGCATGGGCTTCGACGACATCGTCAAGATCACCGCCTATTGCCGCAGTGCCGAGGAGATCATCGGCTATGCCGGCATCCGCAACGGCTACTTCTCCGACAAGCCGCCGGCAACAACGGCCTTCGTGGTCAGCGGCCTCGCCAATCCCGCCTGGCTGATCGAGGCCGACGCCATCGCCTTCAAAGCGGATTGA
- a CDS encoding alpha/beta hydrolase, which yields MNAALSHGPSRHEAHVDVGDGVRLWVWDTGGDGPAIVLLHASAGSGECWDLQWPVFAEAGYRVIGYSRRGHFRSGDGDEPATTPASTDLLRLVDALGLDRCHLIGTAAGGMVATDFAVSHPQRLLSFVISSSIVGLVDDDYQAMLHRLLPPEFEQLPHDFRELGPSYRAQCPEGVARWNAMLARSGIERVPLRFANRVRWADLPRFDFPVLVLTGDADLYAPPANARLIANRIPGARLTILPDSGHSPWWEVPELYNREILSFLGSASR from the coding sequence GTGAACGCCGCCCTGTCCCACGGCCCCTCGCGGCACGAAGCCCATGTCGATGTCGGCGATGGCGTCCGGCTATGGGTCTGGGATACCGGCGGCGACGGCCCCGCCATCGTGCTGCTGCATGCCTCGGCCGGCAGCGGCGAGTGCTGGGACCTGCAATGGCCGGTCTTCGCGGAAGCCGGCTATCGGGTGATCGGCTATTCCCGGCGCGGGCATTTCCGCTCCGGCGACGGCGACGAGCCCGCGACGACGCCGGCCTCGACCGACTTGCTCCGGCTGGTCGATGCGCTCGGGCTGGATCGCTGCCACCTGATCGGTACCGCCGCCGGCGGCATGGTCGCGACCGATTTCGCGGTCTCGCACCCGCAGCGCCTGCTCAGCTTCGTCATCTCCAGCAGCATCGTCGGACTGGTCGACGACGACTATCAGGCAATGCTGCACCGGCTGCTGCCGCCTGAATTCGAGCAGTTACCCCATGATTTCCGCGAGCTCGGCCCATCCTACCGGGCGCAATGCCCGGAGGGCGTGGCCCGCTGGAATGCGATGCTGGCGCGCTCCGGCATCGAGCGCGTCCCCTTGCGCTTCGCCAATCGCGTCCGCTGGGCCGACCTCCCGCGCTTCGACTTTCCCGTCCTGGTCCTGACCGGCGATGCTGATCTCTACGCCCCACCGGCCAATGCGCGCCTGATCGCCAATCGGATCCCCGGCGCGCGCCTGACGATCCTCCCCGATTCCGGCCATTCGCCCTGGTGGGAGGTACCGGAACTCTACAACCGCGAAATCCTCAGTTTTCTCGGCTCGGCGAGCCGCTAG
- a CDS encoding enolase C-terminal domain-like protein, with protein MATLSTEADQIVAVEVRRCVQPQQDPAWRFALGGIPRLDGLIVTLRAASGLVGEGHIEAMAFYADDLAGSEAAIEVLRPALLGADPLRYAETRDRLDKALSGHEAVKAGIDSALHELAARALGVPLHVLFGGARRQSIELQRILPLKDPPGMAADAARLAGLGYRCLKVKVDGDADLAEARVRAVRESVGPGIRLSADANQSYTPKAGLRMIERIARRGIDLVEQPVPATDIAGLAFVSQRSPIAIEADEAIRSLRDIVTLIAEGACDSFNLKSSVLGGIGKVFIAAQICEAAGRAYRVGTAYGPRLIAAQCLHLAVALPSFHYPVEFAEFDHLLDDPFSGLEAVEGRLALPQGVGSGLSQLSENA; from the coding sequence ATGGCTACCCTTTCCACCGAGGCCGACCAGATCGTCGCGGTCGAGGTCAGGCGCTGCGTCCAGCCGCAGCAGGACCCGGCCTGGCGCTTCGCCCTGGGCGGCATCCCTCGCCTCGACGGGCTGATCGTGACCTTGCGTGCCGCTTCCGGTCTCGTCGGCGAAGGGCATATCGAGGCGATGGCCTTCTATGCCGACGACCTGGCCGGTTCGGAGGCCGCCATCGAAGTGCTGCGCCCCGCTTTGCTCGGCGCCGATCCACTGCGTTACGCCGAAACGCGGGATCGCCTCGACAAGGCCCTCTCCGGCCACGAAGCAGTCAAGGCCGGTATCGACAGCGCGCTCCACGAGCTGGCAGCCCGAGCCTTGGGCGTGCCGCTGCATGTGCTCTTCGGCGGCGCGCGGCGGCAAAGCATCGAGCTCCAGCGCATCCTGCCGCTCAAGGACCCGCCGGGCATGGCCGCCGATGCCGCCAGACTCGCCGGGCTCGGCTATCGCTGCCTCAAGGTGAAGGTCGATGGCGATGCCGACCTTGCCGAGGCGCGCGTCAGGGCGGTGCGCGAGAGCGTCGGCCCCGGCATCCGCCTCTCCGCCGACGCCAATCAGAGCTACACGCCGAAAGCCGGCTTGCGCATGATCGAGCGCATCGCCCGCCGTGGCATCGATCTCGTCGAGCAGCCGGTTCCCGCTACGGACATTGCGGGCCTGGCCTTCGTCTCGCAGCGCAGCCCGATCGCGATCGAGGCCGACGAGGCCATCCGCTCGCTGCGCGACATCGTCACGCTGATCGCCGAAGGCGCCTGCGACAGCTTCAACCTGAAGAGCTCCGTGCTCGGGGGGATCGGCAAGGTCTTCATCGCCGCGCAGATCTGCGAGGCGGCGGGGCGAGCCTACCGGGTCGGGACCGCCTACGGCCCGCGCCTGATTGCGGCGCAATGCCTGCATCTGGCCGTGGCGCTGCCATCCTTCCACTACCCCGTCGAGTTCGCCGAGTTCGATCATCTGCTTGACGATCCCTTCAGCGGACTGGAAGCTGTGGAGGGCCGGCTCGCTCTACCGCAGGGTGTCGGTTCGGGATTGTCGCAACTATCGGAGAATGCTTGA